Proteins encoded by one window of Pempheris klunzingeri isolate RE-2024b chromosome 14, fPemKlu1.hap1, whole genome shotgun sequence:
- the LOC139212918 gene encoding E3 ubiquitin-protein ligase RNF43: MTVPQRRLAGLWPWLLMAALQVVLGQPGLESERPALRAVIKVALLNHEPTGKPITLEGVFVGGSAGYAEGKLMQYHPLSLCNTSEDERQESDFITIVKLEHRVPRCLPLLEKARMALDKGAQAVIFDVSDDANAAAELRETDSLPRPVVLVEAEDAEELMGLVNKNEEAKVRIEIMVEQPRWPHYDVGILLTIVLAILTIVLIFAFRYKCKSNRTWDSVHQQTMRAISRLETKTYSSQGCSGSQRHRAAWGSASSSNSSPVCAICLEEFQDGQHLRIISCAHEFHKDCVDPWLLQHRTCPLCMHNIMGTERQPQRNRLQQSPEQSQGFLHNQPYSSPRNHPFPQHAIPFSMRPHYPRGPSGPYPSLGHYTGSSPRDTQALRFLTSRPLGSGCGYHLPAEGPGRPHRIGGNCRTSTHHYTPRRSCHNYRSSCPAQRSASSSRLHHAASVTPQPRGAPAHSRQDDGSCSGGSYHTERSGYLADGPASDSSSGPCHGSSSDSVLNCTDVSLQGVYGSWSTFRSSLSSDYDPFVYYGPGPGCAPRRNSLEACAQARPRSLDSVVNKAGCPEEQPQTVFSHIHYHRHRHHHYEEGEQSQGPSRGSDEEQGAAAAAAAAPPALVLDKDSPVCPSKHSPCQCPKPDPTDRPSPRTECQDHEPSSPTGPPVLVSPIPLQLQPHCCHQGRGHPPTSLGRVGACVLDGPSVRFHQSLDLQDDRSIHIHYGQGPGFCCSPPELHPALLPVPLILDSGGMEDWPCYAGAHVVWQKRVQQARSEPQLLGPGTSMDRPPCRLHHSPPADRNTDICLYCQTLHHNQGSEEESGV, encoded by the exons TatcaccctctgtctctgtgcaaCACAAGTGAGGATGAACGACAAGAGAGTGACTTCATCACCATTGTCAAACTGGAGCACAGGGTACCCCGCTGTCTGCCGCTGCTCGAGAAG GCGCGCATGGCGTTGGATAAAGGAGCTCAGGCTGTTATCTTTGATGTCAGTGATGATGCCAACGCTGCTGCTGAG ctgcgaGAAACAGACTCTCTTCCCCGTCCAGTCGTGCTGGTGGAGGCGGAGGATGCTGAGGAGTTGATGGGTTTGGTCAACAAGAACGAGGAGGCCAAAGTTCGTATTGAGATCATGGTGGAGCAGCCTAGATGg CCACATTACGACGTGGGTATCCTGCTCACCATTGTCCTAGCTATTCTGACCATTGTCCTAATCTTCGCTTTCCGCTACAAGTGCAAGTCCAACAGAACCTGG GACTCTGTCCATCAGCAGACAATGCGGGCCATTAGTCGACTGGAGACCAAAACCTACAGCTCCCAGGGCTGCTCGGGCTCTCAGCGCCATCGTGCGGCCTGGGGGTCGGCCAGCAGCTCCAACTCGAGCCCAGTCTGTGCCATCTGCCTGGAGGAGTTCCAGGACGGgcag CATTTGAGGATCATTTCCTGTGCTCATGAGTTCCACAAAGACTGTGTCGACCCCTGGCTGCTACAACATCGCACCTGTCCCCTCTGCATGCACAACATCATGG GGACAGAGCGGCAGCCCCAGAGGAACAGACTCCAGCAGAGTCCAGAGCAAAGCCAGGGTTTCCTGCACAATCAGCCTTACAGCAGCCCACGCAACCACCCCTTCCCCCAGCATGCCATCCCCTTCTCTATGAGGCCCCACTACCCTCGTGGACCCTCTGGACCCTATCCGTCTTTGGGCCACTACACTGGCTCTTCTCCCAGGGACACCCAAGCACTACGTTTCCTAACCAGCAGGCCGCTCGGCTCCGGCTGTGGGTACCACCTTCCCGCAGAGGGTCCTGGGAGGCCCCACAGGATTGGAGGTAACTGCAGGACTTCCACCCACCACTACACCCCCCGTAGGTCCTGCCACAACTATCGCTCATCATGTCCGGCTCAGCGCAGTGCATCCAGCTCAAGACTGCACCACGCAGCCTCCGTCACGCCGCAGCCCCGCGGAGCGCCGGCCCATAGCCGGCAGGACGATGGCAGCTGCTCGGGCGGCAGCTACCACACGGAGCGCAGCGGGTACTTGGCTGATGGGCCGGCGAGTGACTCCAGCTCAGGGCCATGCCACGGCTCCTCCAGCGACTCGGTTCTCAACTGTACTGACGTGTCCCTGCAGGGGGTTTATGGCAGCTGGTCCACCTTCCGTAGCTCTCTGAGCAGCGACTACGATCCATTTGTGTATTATGGGCCAGGTCCTGGGTGTGCCCCCCGCAGGAACAGTCTGGAGGCTTGTGCCCAGGCTCGGCCCAGGTCTCTGGATTCTGTGGTGAACAAAGCAGGCTGCCCCGAAGAACAGCCGCAGACTGTGTTCAGCCACATCCACTACCACCGGCACAGACACCACCACTATGAGGAGGGGGAGCAAAGCCAGGGCCCGAGCAGAGGCTCGGACGAGGAGCAGGGggccgctgctgctgcggcGGCAGCCCCCCCGGCTCTTGTCCTGGACAAAGACTCGCCTGTGTGCCCTTCTAAGCACAGCCCCTGCCAGTGCCCAAAGCCAGACCCCACAGATCGGCCCAGTCCGAGGACAGAGTGTCAGGACCATGAGCCCAGCAGCCCCACGGGACCCCCTGTCCTTGTGTCCCCAATCCCCTTACAGCTTCAACCCCACTGCTGCCACCAGGGGCGCGGACACCCTCCCACCTCTCTTGGGCGGGTGGGTGCCTGCGTGCTTGATGGTCCCTCTGTTCGCTTCCACCAGAGCCTAGATCTGCAGGATGACCGCAGCATCCACATCCACTACGGTCAGGGCCCGGGCTTCTGCTGCTCCCCTCCTGAGCTGCACCCCGCCCTGCTCCCCGTCCCCCTCATTCTGGACTCGGGGGGCATGGAGGACTGGCCTTGTTATGCCGGGGCCCATGTTGTGTGGCAAAAGCGGGTGCAGCAGGCCCGCTCAGAGCCTCAGCTCTTGGGGCCTGGAACTTCTATGGACAGGCCACCCTGCAGGCTCCACCACAGCCCTCCTGCTGACCGCAACACGGACATTTGTTTGTACTGCCAAACATTACACCACAATCAGG GATCAGAAgaggagtctggtgtgtga